One Stenotrophomonas sp. SAU14A_NAIMI4_5 DNA segment encodes these proteins:
- the radC gene encoding DNA repair protein RadC, protein MPIHDWPPEERPREKLLTRGPTALSDAELLALFLGSGFGGRDAVQTARDLLGSHGPLRVLLDRPAAKLARLPGLGPARSCTLAAGLELAHRYLAAELTHGESVGDNPLAVGRYLQHRLRGQARELFLVLFLDNRHRLIACEELFAGTINTAPVYPREVVRRALLHNAAAVILSHNHPSGDPEPSGADARITEELQQALALVDIRLLDHFVIGEGRPVSFAERGLLPQHQPRLFG, encoded by the coding sequence ATGCCCATCCACGACTGGCCACCCGAGGAACGCCCCCGCGAGAAGCTGCTGACGCGCGGGCCCACCGCCCTGTCCGATGCCGAACTGCTGGCCCTGTTCCTGGGCTCCGGCTTCGGCGGCCGCGATGCGGTGCAGACCGCGCGTGATCTGCTCGGCAGCCACGGTCCGCTGCGGGTGCTGCTGGACCGCCCAGCGGCCAAGCTGGCCCGCCTGCCCGGGTTGGGGCCGGCGCGCAGCTGCACGCTGGCGGCCGGGCTGGAGCTGGCCCACCGCTATCTGGCTGCCGAACTGACCCACGGCGAGAGCGTGGGCGACAACCCGCTGGCCGTCGGCCGCTACCTGCAGCACCGTCTGCGCGGCCAGGCGCGCGAACTGTTCCTGGTGCTGTTCCTGGACAACCGGCACCGCCTGATCGCCTGCGAGGAGCTGTTCGCCGGCACCATCAATACCGCCCCGGTCTACCCCCGCGAGGTGGTGCGGCGGGCCCTGCTGCACAACGCTGCGGCGGTGATCCTCAGCCACAACCATCCCTCGGGCGATCCCGAGCCGTCCGGGGCCGATGCGCGGATCACCGAGGAACTGCAGCAGGCCCTGGCCCTGGTCGACATCCGCCTGCTGGACCACTTCGTCATTGGCGAGGGACGGCCGGTTTCATTTGCTGAACGGGGTCTGCTGCCGCAGCACCAGCCGCGCCTGTTCGGCTGA
- a CDS encoding DUF1456 family protein has translation MINNDVLRSVRYALDLGDHHVVTLCQMADPAFVVDTGQVKAWLRRDDEAGFEAMNDGALAHFLDGLIVHLRGRDESQPLRAVETRIDNNLVLKKLRVAFQLRDVDLMEIFASVGFKVSKSELGALFRQPGHTNYRRCLDQMLRNFLKGLSLRVRG, from the coding sequence ATGATCAACAACGATGTACTGCGCAGCGTGCGCTACGCGCTGGACCTGGGCGACCACCACGTGGTGACCCTGTGCCAGATGGCCGACCCCGCCTTCGTGGTCGATACCGGGCAGGTCAAGGCCTGGCTGCGGCGCGACGACGAGGCCGGCTTCGAAGCGATGAACGACGGCGCACTGGCGCACTTCCTGGATGGGCTGATCGTGCACCTGCGGGGTCGCGACGAAAGCCAGCCGCTGCGCGCGGTGGAAACCCGCATCGACAACAACCTGGTGCTGAAGAAGCTGCGCGTGGCCTTCCAGCTGCGCGACGTGGACCTGATGGAGATCTTCGCCAGCGTCGGCTTCAAGGTGTCCAAGTCCGAGCTCGGCGCGCTGTTCCGCCAGCCCGGCCACACCAATTACCGGCGCTGCCTGGACCAGATGCTGCGCAACTTCCTCAAGGGCCTGAGCCTGCGCGTGCGCGGCTGA
- a CDS encoding SDR family NAD(P)-dependent oxidoreductase, whose product MTRTVLITGATSGFGAAAVHRFAQAGWKVIATGRRGERLQPLVDRYGKDVVHAAVFDVRDPVAMEAALLALPPAFGDIDLLVNNAGLAQGTAPAQSAKLSDWTTMIDTNITALVTLTHRLLPLLVERKGAIINISSVAGVYPYPGGNAYGGTKAFVSQFSLGLRSDLHGTGVRVTTIEPGMAETEFTVVRTHGDQAASDKLYTGANPMTAEDIAEQIFWVATLPPHLNINRLELMPVSQSFAGFQVAREG is encoded by the coding sequence ATGACCCGCACCGTCCTGATTACCGGCGCCACCTCCGGCTTCGGCGCCGCCGCCGTCCATCGCTTCGCCCAGGCCGGGTGGAAAGTGATCGCCACCGGCCGTCGTGGCGAACGCCTGCAGCCGCTGGTCGACCGCTATGGCAAGGACGTGGTGCACGCCGCCGTGTTCGACGTGCGCGACCCGGTGGCGATGGAAGCCGCGCTGCTGGCGCTGCCGCCGGCCTTCGGTGACATCGACCTGCTGGTGAACAACGCCGGCCTGGCCCAGGGCACCGCGCCGGCGCAGAGCGCCAAGCTGTCGGACTGGACCACCATGATCGACACCAACATCACCGCCCTGGTGACCCTGACCCATCGCCTGCTGCCGCTGCTGGTCGAGCGCAAGGGCGCGATCATCAACATCTCCTCGGTGGCCGGCGTGTACCCGTACCCGGGCGGCAACGCCTATGGCGGCACCAAGGCCTTCGTCAGCCAGTTCTCGCTGGGCCTGCGCTCGGACCTGCACGGCACCGGCGTGCGCGTGACCACGATCGAGCCGGGCATGGCCGAAACCGAATTCACCGTGGTCCGCACCCACGGCGACCAGGCCGCCTCGGACAAGCTCTACACCGGCGCCAACCCGATGACCGCCGAAGACATCGCCGAGCAGATCTTCTGGGTGGCCACGCTGCCGCCGCACCTGAACATCAATCGCCTCGAATTGATGCCGGTCAGCCAGTCGTTCGCCGGTTTCCAGGTCGCCCGCGAAGGCTGA
- the dut gene encoding dUTP diphosphatase yields MTQATSTPVAPLQALQVKLLDPRFGDSWPLPAYATEASAGMDLRAALETALTLQPGDTALVPSGLAIHIGDPNLCAVILPRSGLGHRHGIVLGNGTGLIDADYQGPLLISVWNRGREAFTIEPGDRIAQLVVVPIARVSLQVVDTFTDSVRGTGGFGHTGVR; encoded by the coding sequence ATGACCCAGGCAACATCCACTCCGGTGGCCCCTCTGCAGGCATTGCAGGTGAAGCTGCTCGACCCGCGCTTCGGCGACAGCTGGCCGCTGCCGGCCTATGCCACCGAAGCCAGCGCGGGCATGGACCTGCGCGCGGCGCTGGAAACGGCGCTGACCCTGCAGCCGGGCGATACCGCGCTGGTTCCCAGCGGCCTGGCCATCCACATCGGCGACCCGAACCTGTGCGCGGTGATCCTGCCGCGCTCGGGCCTGGGCCACCGCCATGGCATCGTGCTGGGCAACGGCACCGGCCTGATCGATGCCGATTACCAGGGCCCGCTGCTGATCAGCGTCTGGAATCGCGGCCGCGAAGCCTTCACCATCGAGCCGGGCGACCGCATCGCCCAGCTGGTTGTCGTACCGATTGCCCGTGTCAGCCTGCAGGTGGTGGATACTTTCACCGACAGCGTGCGGGGAACGGGTGGATTCGGCCATACCGGGGTGCGTTGA
- the coaBC gene encoding bifunctional phosphopantothenoylcysteine decarboxylase/phosphopantothenate--cysteine ligase CoaBC: MADSPNALPAPARALEGQKLLLCVGGGIAAYKALELVRRLRDAGALVQVAMTAGAQQFVTPLSFQALSGQPTRTTLWDSAAEQAMGHIELARWADRIVVAPGTADLLARLAQGHADDLVSTLCLASTAPLTVCPAMNHRMWLHPATQVNISLLRQRGAQVIGPVDGPLAEGESGPGRLAEPGDIVAALASLCGRVPAAAAAPETRALQGLRLLISAGPTYEDIDPVRYVGNRSSGKMGFALAGAAAALGAEVVLVSGPVQLPTPPGVHRVDVRSAAQMRDAVLKALPADIYIGAAAVSDYTPRQVAAQKLKKTADSQSLVIELVRTPDILAEVAAQTQSLKLVVGFAAETHDVEKYARGKLIDKRLDLVIANQVGISGGGFESDNNAATAFWQDGEQVFPATSKRELAEQLLALIARRLQA; encoded by the coding sequence GTGGCTGATTCTCCCAACGCCCTCCCCGCGCCGGCCCGCGCGCTGGAAGGCCAGAAACTCCTGTTGTGCGTCGGCGGCGGGATCGCGGCCTACAAGGCACTGGAACTGGTCCGCCGCCTGCGTGATGCCGGCGCGCTGGTCCAGGTGGCGATGACCGCCGGAGCCCAGCAGTTCGTCACCCCCCTCAGCTTCCAGGCCCTGTCCGGCCAGCCCACCCGCACGACCCTGTGGGACAGCGCCGCCGAACAGGCCATGGGCCACATCGAACTGGCGCGCTGGGCCGACCGCATCGTGGTCGCGCCGGGTACCGCCGATCTGCTGGCGCGCCTGGCCCAGGGCCACGCCGATGACCTGGTCAGCACCCTGTGCCTGGCCAGCACCGCGCCGCTCACCGTGTGCCCGGCGATGAACCACCGCATGTGGCTGCACCCGGCTACCCAGGTCAACATCAGCCTGCTGCGCCAGCGTGGCGCGCAGGTCATCGGCCCGGTCGACGGGCCGCTGGCCGAGGGCGAATCCGGTCCCGGCCGGCTGGCCGAGCCGGGCGACATCGTCGCCGCGCTGGCCAGCCTGTGCGGCCGCGTCCCGGCCGCCGCCGCCGCGCCGGAAACCCGCGCGCTGCAGGGCCTGCGCCTGCTGATCAGTGCCGGCCCGACCTATGAAGACATCGACCCGGTGCGCTACGTGGGCAACCGCAGCAGCGGCAAGATGGGCTTCGCCCTGGCCGGTGCCGCCGCCGCCCTCGGCGCCGAGGTGGTGCTGGTCAGCGGCCCGGTGCAGCTGCCGACGCCGCCCGGCGTGCACCGCGTGGACGTACGTTCGGCCGCGCAGATGCGCGATGCCGTGCTGAAGGCGCTGCCGGCCGACATCTATATCGGCGCCGCCGCCGTGTCCGACTACACCCCTCGCCAGGTGGCCGCGCAGAAGCTGAAGAAGACCGCCGACAGCCAGTCGCTGGTGATCGAGCTGGTGCGCACGCCGGACATCCTGGCCGAGGTCGCCGCACAGACCCAGTCGCTGAAGCTGGTGGTCGGCTTCGCCGCCGAAACCCACGACGTGGAGAAATACGCGCGTGGCAAGCTGATCGACAAGCGCCTGGACCTGGTGATCGCCAACCAGGTGGGCATCAGCGGCGGCGGTTTCGAGAGCGACAACAATGCCGCCACCGCCTTCTGGCAGGACGGCGAACAGGTATTCCCGGCTACTTCCAAGCGCGAGCTGGCCGAACAACTGCTGGCGCTGATCGCGCGGAGGCTTCAGGCATGA
- a CDS encoding response regulator transcription factor, translated as MHPRIIIADDHPVVLHGIRIVLERHRMCVAGAAADGAGLLDLVGQQPCHAVLTDLSMPGTGPDGPELLEALRQQHPALPVVVLTGARHPGLLDGLLRDGVQGLVDKSADFAELPQALRAVMAGKVFVSHQLRRLLQSRDLLFPRPQATLSAREQQVVQLLGEGLNVNAIAEHVGRSAKTISRQKAEAMRKLGLDNNQELYDYLQAQRG; from the coding sequence GTGCATCCGCGCATCATCATCGCCGACGACCATCCGGTCGTACTGCACGGCATCCGCATCGTGCTCGAACGCCACCGCATGTGCGTGGCCGGCGCGGCTGCCGATGGCGCCGGCCTGCTGGACCTGGTCGGGCAGCAGCCCTGCCACGCAGTCCTGACCGACCTTTCCATGCCCGGCACCGGGCCCGATGGCCCCGAGCTGCTGGAGGCGCTGCGCCAGCAGCACCCCGCGTTGCCGGTGGTGGTGCTGACCGGCGCGCGCCACCCGGGGCTGCTGGATGGGCTGCTGCGCGATGGCGTGCAGGGGCTGGTGGACAAGAGCGCTGACTTCGCCGAACTGCCCCAGGCCCTGCGCGCAGTGATGGCCGGCAAGGTGTTCGTGTCCCACCAGCTGCGGCGCCTGCTGCAGTCGCGCGATCTGCTGTTCCCGAGACCGCAGGCGACGCTTTCGGCCCGGGAACAGCAGGTCGTGCAGCTGCTGGGCGAGGGCCTGAACGTCAATGCCATCGCCGAGCACGTCGGCCGCAGCGCCAAGACCATCAGCCGGCAGAAGGCCGAGGCCATGCGCAAGCTGGGCCTGGACAACAACCAGGAGTTGTACGACTACCTGCAGGCCCAGCGCGGCTGA
- a CDS encoding SPOR domain-containing protein, with the protein MAARRGKSQARRNSSSQGTPGWVWLVAGVAIAAVVFLAAPNLFKGEGDGFLRAGPQPNPNAQPAPVADADSDVGSQPTEAPATPKPAEPAKPAATQYDFYTLLPGKEVEMSDAELAASTRAEELRRAKAEAQRAQAALEGKPVPAAAAAAPAATTSVASTTPATSTARPLPAPLSERPAAATPSASTAAPAATSTAATTPAARAEAAQAAAAAPAAAPDNTRYILQAGAFGASGDAEATKAKLAMMGLAARVESAQINGKTVYRVRMGPYGSAGELSEAKQKLDGTGLQAMAIKAQ; encoded by the coding sequence ATGGCAGCACGACGCGGCAAAAGCCAGGCACGACGCAACAGCAGCAGCCAGGGCACCCCGGGATGGGTGTGGCTGGTCGCTGGTGTGGCCATTGCCGCAGTGGTGTTCCTGGCGGCGCCGAACCTGTTCAAGGGCGAAGGCGATGGCTTCCTGCGCGCCGGCCCGCAGCCGAACCCGAACGCGCAGCCGGCCCCGGTTGCCGATGCCGACAGCGATGTCGGCAGCCAGCCGACGGAAGCACCGGCCACGCCGAAGCCAGCTGAACCGGCCAAGCCGGCGGCCACCCAGTACGACTTCTACACCCTGCTGCCGGGCAAGGAAGTCGAGATGTCCGACGCCGAACTGGCCGCCAGCACGCGTGCCGAGGAACTGCGCCGGGCCAAGGCCGAGGCGCAGCGCGCGCAGGCGGCCCTGGAAGGCAAGCCGGTTCCGGCGGCTGCTGCTGCAGCACCGGCAGCGACCACCAGCGTGGCCAGCACCACCCCGGCCACCAGCACGGCACGCCCGCTGCCAGCACCGCTGAGCGAACGCCCGGCGGCAGCCACGCCGTCGGCTTCGACGGCGGCACCGGCGGCCACCAGCACGGCGGCGACCACGCCGGCCGCGCGTGCGGAGGCTGCGCAGGCGGCTGCCGCGGCACCGGCCGCAGCGCCCGACAACACCCGCTACATCCTGCAGGCCGGCGCCTTCGGTGCGTCCGGCGATGCCGAGGCGACCAAGGCCAAGCTGGCGATGATGGGCCTGGCCGCGCGGGTGGAATCGGCGCAGATCAACGGCAAGACCGTGTACCGCGTACGCATGGGGCCCTACGGCAGTGCCGGCGAATTGTCCGAAGCCAAGCAGAAGCTGGATGGCACCGGGCTGCAGGCGATGGCGATCAAGGCGCAGTAA
- the argS gene encoding arginine--tRNA ligase: MKNLLRALISQGIEALRANGTLPADSLPPDFVVERPKTRDHGDFATNAAMLLAKAARSNPRALAQALVEALPRSEDVSKVEIAGPGFINFHLAPAAYQREAASVIKEAHDYGRNLSGNGRTVGVEYVSANPTGPLHVGHGRAAAIGDCVARVLDANGWNAKREFYYNDAGVQIENLALSVQARIKGIAPDQDGWPEGGYRGEYIADVARAYLAGASVDLEGTMVVGAKDPDDMTAIRRFAVAYLRNEQNLDLAAFGVDFDIYFLESSLYADGKVAEAVAKLQASGHTYEEGGALWLRSTDFGDDKDRVMRKSDGTFTYFVPDVAYHLSKWQRGYERAITELGADHHGSLARVRAGLQAMEVGIPQGWPEYVLHQMVTVMRGGEEVKLSKRAGSYFTLRDLIEEAGRDATRWFLIARKPDSQLTFDIDLARQQSNDNPVFYVQYAHARVCSLLRQAQEKGLVYDQGNGLGNLGRLADDASLLLMNEISRYPEVVEAAGVALEPHLVAQYLRELAHAFHTWYHGTPVLVDDATDRNAKLTLACAARQVLANGLDLLGVSAPEKM; the protein is encoded by the coding sequence GTGAAAAATCTCCTCCGCGCCCTGATCAGCCAAGGCATCGAAGCCTTGCGCGCCAATGGCACCCTGCCCGCCGACTCCCTGCCGCCGGACTTCGTGGTCGAGCGCCCGAAGACCCGCGACCACGGCGACTTCGCCACCAATGCCGCCATGCTGCTGGCCAAGGCCGCGCGCAGCAACCCGCGCGCACTGGCCCAGGCGCTGGTTGAAGCGCTGCCGCGCAGCGAGGACGTCAGCAAGGTCGAGATCGCCGGCCCTGGCTTCATCAACTTCCACTTGGCCCCGGCCGCGTACCAGCGCGAAGCCGCCTCGGTCATCAAGGAAGCCCACGACTACGGCCGCAACCTGTCCGGCAATGGCCGCACGGTGGGCGTGGAGTACGTGTCGGCCAACCCGACCGGTCCGCTGCATGTCGGCCATGGCCGCGCGGCGGCGATCGGCGACTGCGTGGCGCGCGTGCTCGATGCCAACGGCTGGAACGCCAAGCGCGAGTTCTACTACAACGATGCCGGCGTGCAGATCGAGAACCTGGCGCTGTCGGTGCAGGCGCGCATCAAGGGCATCGCCCCGGACCAGGACGGCTGGCCGGAAGGCGGCTACCGCGGTGAGTACATCGCCGACGTGGCCCGCGCCTACCTGGCCGGCGCCAGCGTCGACCTGGAAGGCACCATGGTGGTCGGCGCCAAGGATCCGGACGACATGACCGCGATCCGCCGCTTCGCCGTGGCCTACCTGCGCAACGAGCAGAACCTGGACCTGGCCGCGTTCGGCGTCGACTTCGACATCTACTTCCTGGAAAGCTCGCTGTATGCCGATGGCAAGGTGGCCGAAGCGGTCGCCAAGCTGCAGGCCTCGGGCCACACCTACGAGGAAGGCGGCGCACTGTGGCTGCGCAGCACCGACTTCGGTGACGACAAGGACCGCGTGATGCGCAAGTCCGACGGCACCTTCACCTACTTCGTGCCGGACGTGGCCTACCACCTGTCCAAGTGGCAGCGCGGCTACGAGCGCGCGATCACCGAGCTGGGCGCCGACCACCACGGTTCGCTGGCCCGCGTGCGCGCCGGCCTGCAGGCGATGGAAGTGGGCATCCCGCAGGGCTGGCCGGAATACGTGCTGCACCAGATGGTCACCGTCATGCGTGGCGGCGAGGAAGTGAAGCTGTCCAAGCGTGCCGGCAGCTACTTCACCCTGCGCGACCTGATCGAAGAAGCCGGCCGCGATGCCACCCGCTGGTTCCTGATCGCGCGCAAGCCCGATTCGCAGCTGACCTTCGACATCGACCTGGCCCGCCAGCAGAGCAACGACAACCCGGTGTTCTACGTGCAGTACGCGCACGCCCGCGTCTGCAGCCTGCTGCGCCAGGCGCAGGAGAAGGGCCTGGTGTACGACCAGGGCAACGGCCTGGGCAACCTCGGCCGCCTGGCCGACGACGCCTCGCTGCTGCTGATGAACGAAATCTCGCGGTACCCGGAAGTGGTCGAAGCGGCTGGCGTGGCGCTGGAACCGCACCTGGTGGCGCAGTACCTGCGTGAATTGGCGCACGCCTTCCACACGTGGTATCACGGGACGCCGGTGCTGGTGGACGACGCCACCGACCGCAATGCCAAGCTGACCCTGGCCTGCGCCGCGCGCCAGGTACTGGCCAATGGCCTCGACCTCCTGGGCGTCAGCGCCCCGGAAAAAATGTAA